The following coding sequences lie in one Cloeon dipterum chromosome 1, ieCloDipt1.1, whole genome shotgun sequence genomic window:
- the LOC135933991 gene encoding zinc finger protein 488 encodes MRDEHPIGCRRFCWSNPPTLIGGGCCSRSSAGPVGDRFSVLTPAAPKAQKPASAPSQPSDIRMTMDLQQRSRELCSGYSDNGRRTNSPSSTLKSAVGLTTTPAAVKRSFDVAFLVAPDTKNSRREPPVEDLSRKSAFTKVNGKESPEHSSYEGSLTPKHFQHQQQKVFQNYALPPSNFILNSGRDKLLSSYLGKPRSGYPYSGEKELLNIAATHPLLYPAEAYISAAYPYSNFMSAAAAPSPPAHQAPSLPRPSTSTTISHSPPASFLSVAVSPVSSLLPPSLAALSLPAQNVCAKCNLSFRMTSDLVYHMRSHHKHEAGDPLKRKREEKLKCPVCSESFRERHHLTRHMTAHQDKAGDRVDGGAELLLNAATPK; translated from the exons ATGCGAGACGAGCACCCCATTGGATGCCGCCGCTTCTGCTGGTCCAACCCTCCAACCCTTATTGGGGGTGGGTGTTGTTCCAGAAGCTCAGCCGGCCCTGTCGGCGACCGCTTCAGTGTGCTCACACCCGCCGCACCGAAAGCACAAAAGCCGGCAAGTGCGCCTTCTCAACCATCTG ATATCAGAATGACTATGGATTTGCAGCAGCGATCCAGAGAACTATGCTCAGGTTACAGCGACAATGGCCGCAGAACGAACAGTCCAAGCAGCACCCTGAAATCAGCCGTCGGTTTGACGACAACTCCGGCCGCCGTGAAGCGGAGCTTCGACGTCGCATTCCTGGTGGCGCCAGACACCAAAAACTCGAGGCGGGAACCTCCCGTAGAGGACCTGAGCAGGAAGAGCGCTTTCACGAAGGTCAACGGCAAAGAGTCCCCTGAGCATTCATCATACGAAGGGAGTCTCACGCCGAAGCACTTCCAACATCAGCAGCAGAAGGTGTTCCAGAACTATGCGCTGCCTCCATCGAATTTCATCCTCAACTCGGGCAGGGACAAACTGCTGAGCAGCTACCTGGGCAAGCCTCGCTCGGGCTACCCCTACTCCGGCGAGAAGGAGCTGCTGAACATCGCGGCCACACACCCACTGCTCTACCCTGCCGAGGCGTACATCTCGGCCGCCTACCCCTACTCGAACTTcatgtcggcggcggcggcgccgtcgCCGCCGGCCCACCAGGCGCCGAGCCTGCCGCGGCCGAGCACGTCGACCACGATCAGCCACAGCCCGCCGGCCAGCTTCCTGTCGGTGGCCGTGTCGCCCGTGTCgtcgctgctgccgccgtcgcTGGCCGCCCTCAGCCTGCCGGCGCAGAACGTGTGCGCCAAGTGCAACCTGAGCTTCCGCATGACCTCCGACCTGGTGTACCACATGCGTTCGCACCACAAGCACGAGGCCGGCGACCCCCTCAAGCGCAAGCGGGAGGAGAAACTCAAGTGCCCCGTGTGCAGCGAGAGCTTCCGCGAGCGGCACCACCTGACACGTCACATGACCGCCCACCAGGACAAGGCCGGCGACAGGGTCGACGGCGGCGCCGAGCTGCTGCTCAACGCGGCGACGCCCAAGTGA
- the LOC135948099 gene encoding cyclin-dependent kinases regulatory subunit-like has product MPVDDIRYSERYTDDQFEYRHVQLPPELTPKVPTTHLMTETEWRNLGVQQSPGWVHYMLHAPEPNILLFRRPINCPVEYFHLS; this is encoded by the coding sequence ATGCCAGTTGATGATATAAGATATTCTGAGAGATACACTGACGACCAGTTCGAGTACAGACACGTCCAGTTGCCTCCAGAACTAACTCCCAAAGTACCTACGACGCACTTGATGACAGAAACTGAGTGGCGCAACCTGGGAGTGCAACAAAGTCCTGGCTGGGTGCACTACATGCTTCACGCTCCTGAACCGAATATTTTACTCTTCCGTCGCCCCATCAACTGCCCTGTAGAATATTTTCACCTCTCCTAG
- the Spindly gene encoding protein Spindly-B isoform X2 produces the protein MNLEVENLDENQLKSKIFEYIKALEEKTQENHALKMKLGQSDKLCIDLKEDNETCTKEIADKEGEIKALREKLKNASKPVDSSDKDDQIEALQEKLEALQLQLRNNAKELELATAANQDETLNSDLSLAKHDLSNFELVHQESCSRYEETIKGLNQELNEKTRSLCHLESTVENLKIELQTLREKFEEKEEEAIFLQNELMLYKQPVAEVEPEANKERGNSLFSEVEDNRVKALAALKNTKRGAEQAYRDLAVAKSEIQALKVQNFSLHRKWDDLVFGNTMLDQSEEKLVGKLKEKVKCLTEKLAKCEMDALKSIGDRIPKSLENHQWVKLLMEDQKKRENELESKIRSMEMSNLLAEEAVIRAKRKLNMKVAEITALEAQLGKAKLDLENCKEKEEGAAIPLPSAPALNNLAAPVASIDICQMTPVRANALNRLLGSIIAKNESMKLSEDTKEEEAQNDKPLMKPASKFIVKPTKMITSKKN, from the exons ATGAATCTTGAAGTGGAAAACCTCGACGAAAATCAGCTCAAGTCCAAGATATTTGAATACATCAAGGCGCTGGAG GAAAAAACTCAAGAAAACCATgcattgaaaatgaaattgggGCAAAGTGACAAACTTTGCATTGATTTGAAAGAAGATAACGAGACCTGCACAAAGGAAATCGCGGATAAAGAAGGCGAAATAAAAGcgttgagagaaaaattgaagaatgcaagCAAACCAGTTGACTCATCTGATAAG GATGATCAAATTGAAGCCCTTCAGGAGAAACTTGAAGCACTCCAGTTGCAGCTGAGAAACAATGCCAAAGAACTGGAACTTGCTACAGCAGCAAATCAAGACGAAACTTTGAACAGTGATTTGTCCTTGGCTAAG CATGACTTGTCCAATTTTGAGCTTGTGCATCAAGAAAGCTGTTCCAGATATGAGGAAACAATTAAAGGACTGAATCAAGAGCTAAATGAGAAAACCAGATCCTTGTGCCATTTAGAATCTACTGTTGAAAACCTGAAAATTGAGCTGCAGACGCTGCGAGAGAAATTTGAG GAAAAAGAGGAAGAGGCCatctttttgcaaaatgagCTCATGCTATATAAGCAGCCAGTTGCTGAAGTGGAACCAGAGGCAAACAAAGAAAGAGGCAACTCTCTGTTTTCGGAGGTGGAAGATAACCGTGTGAAAGCACTTGCTGCCCTGAAAAACACCAAACGCGGTGCGGAGCAGGCTTACAGAGACCTTGCAGTCGCCAAGAGCGAGATCCAAGCCTTGAAG gttcaaaatttctctttaCACCGCAAGTGGGATGACTTGGTATTTGGCAACACCATGTTGGATCAGTCTGAAGAAAAACTGGTTGGCAAATTGAAGGAAAAAGTCAAG TGTTTGACTGAGAAACTCGCAAAGTGTGAAATGGATGCCTTGAAATCAATTGGAGACCGCATCCCAAAATCCTTGGAAAATCACCAGTGGGTCAAATTATTGATGGAAGACCAGAA gaaaagggaaaatgagCTCGAGTCGAAAATACGCTCAATGGAAATGTCTAACTTGCTGGCTGAGGAAGCTGTGATTCGAGCCAAGAGGAAGTTAAACATGAAAGTGGCTGAAATCACTGCACTCGAGGCTCAATTGGGAAAGGCCAAGCTTGATCTGGAGAATTGCAAGGAAAAAGAAGAGGGCGCGGCTATTCCATTACCTTCAG CCCCTGCCCTAAACAATCTTGCAGCTCCAGTTGCTAGTATTGATATTTGTCAAATGACGCCAGTAAGAGCGAATGCATTAAACAGGCTACTTGGCTCGATCATAGCCAAGAATGAAAGCATGAAATTATCTGAAGATACTAAGGAAGAGGAAGCACAGAACGACAAA CCATTGATGAAACCTGCGTCAAAGTTCATCGTAAAACCAACCAAGATGATTACCTCCAAAAAGAATTGA
- the Spindly gene encoding protein Spindly-B isoform X1 has translation MNLEVENLDENQLKSKIFEYIKALEEKTQENHALKMKLGQSDKLCIDLKEDNETCTKEIADKEGEIKALREKLKNASKPVDSSDKDDQIEALQEKLEALQLQLRNNAKELELATAANQDETLNSDLSLAKHDLSNFELVHQESCSRYEETIKGLNQELNEKTRSLCHLESTVENLKIELQTLREKFEEKEEEAIFLQNELMLYKQPVAEVEPEANKERGNSLFSEVEDNRVKALAALKNTKRGAEQAYRDLAVAKSEIQALKVQNFSLHRKWDDLVFGNTMLDQSEEKLVGKLKEKVKCLTEKLAKCEMDALKSIGDRIPKSLENHQWVKLLMEDQKKRENELESKIRSMEMSNLLAEEAVIRAKRKLNMKVAEITALEAQLGKAKLDLENCKEKEEGAAIPLPSAPALNNLAAPVASIDICQMTPVRANALNRLLGSIIAKNESMKLSEDTKEEEAQNDKPKPLMKPASKFIVKPTKMITSKKN, from the exons ATGAATCTTGAAGTGGAAAACCTCGACGAAAATCAGCTCAAGTCCAAGATATTTGAATACATCAAGGCGCTGGAG GAAAAAACTCAAGAAAACCATgcattgaaaatgaaattgggGCAAAGTGACAAACTTTGCATTGATTTGAAAGAAGATAACGAGACCTGCACAAAGGAAATCGCGGATAAAGAAGGCGAAATAAAAGcgttgagagaaaaattgaagaatgcaagCAAACCAGTTGACTCATCTGATAAG GATGATCAAATTGAAGCCCTTCAGGAGAAACTTGAAGCACTCCAGTTGCAGCTGAGAAACAATGCCAAAGAACTGGAACTTGCTACAGCAGCAAATCAAGACGAAACTTTGAACAGTGATTTGTCCTTGGCTAAG CATGACTTGTCCAATTTTGAGCTTGTGCATCAAGAAAGCTGTTCCAGATATGAGGAAACAATTAAAGGACTGAATCAAGAGCTAAATGAGAAAACCAGATCCTTGTGCCATTTAGAATCTACTGTTGAAAACCTGAAAATTGAGCTGCAGACGCTGCGAGAGAAATTTGAG GAAAAAGAGGAAGAGGCCatctttttgcaaaatgagCTCATGCTATATAAGCAGCCAGTTGCTGAAGTGGAACCAGAGGCAAACAAAGAAAGAGGCAACTCTCTGTTTTCGGAGGTGGAAGATAACCGTGTGAAAGCACTTGCTGCCCTGAAAAACACCAAACGCGGTGCGGAGCAGGCTTACAGAGACCTTGCAGTCGCCAAGAGCGAGATCCAAGCCTTGAAG gttcaaaatttctctttaCACCGCAAGTGGGATGACTTGGTATTTGGCAACACCATGTTGGATCAGTCTGAAGAAAAACTGGTTGGCAAATTGAAGGAAAAAGTCAAG TGTTTGACTGAGAAACTCGCAAAGTGTGAAATGGATGCCTTGAAATCAATTGGAGACCGCATCCCAAAATCCTTGGAAAATCACCAGTGGGTCAAATTATTGATGGAAGACCAGAA gaaaagggaaaatgagCTCGAGTCGAAAATACGCTCAATGGAAATGTCTAACTTGCTGGCTGAGGAAGCTGTGATTCGAGCCAAGAGGAAGTTAAACATGAAAGTGGCTGAAATCACTGCACTCGAGGCTCAATTGGGAAAGGCCAAGCTTGATCTGGAGAATTGCAAGGAAAAAGAAGAGGGCGCGGCTATTCCATTACCTTCAG CCCCTGCCCTAAACAATCTTGCAGCTCCAGTTGCTAGTATTGATATTTGTCAAATGACGCCAGTAAGAGCGAATGCATTAAACAGGCTACTTGGCTCGATCATAGCCAAGAATGAAAGCATGAAATTATCTGAAGATACTAAGGAAGAGGAAGCACAGAACGACAAACCCAAA CCATTGATGAAACCTGCGTCAAAGTTCATCGTAAAACCAACCAAGATGATTACCTCCAAAAAGAATTGA